One genomic segment of Arachis duranensis cultivar V14167 chromosome 4, aradu.V14167.gnm2.J7QH, whole genome shotgun sequence includes these proteins:
- the LOC107485301 gene encoding sugar transport protein 10-like translates to MEWQARWAGGLKYEVSHKSWMIVERFVVDLLAETCSCRFWGLCGMPYPHACYTIFEKGDNPEDYCSNFYSPAAYVATYGNLVSPINEENMWPKVECDTIIPPIFRVKPGRPRMVRIREPDENRSQTKLRRTGSSVTCSNCGQYGHNRRHCPNPIVSEPGLAAAANGEDPNAADTVPTAAPAPAAAADPAAAVDTDPAADNRSVIKCCLVIIGRLLLGFGVGFCNQSVPLYLSEMAPPKIRGALNIGFQLMITIEILIANLINYKLAKIKNGWRFSLGIGAVPAIILCLGAIFLDDTPNSMIERGKQEKARKMLQRIRGIDDVDEEFQELVNASEEAKKVDNAWKNIIEAKYRPQLVFCSLIPFFQQFTGINVIMFYAPVLFQTLGFGSNASLMSAVITGGVNVVATIISIFSVDKFGRRILFLEGGIQMLLCQIAVGAMIAKEFGVSGVGSFNKGEVNLLLFFICAYVASFAWSWGPLGWLVPSEICSLEIRSAGQAINVSVNMLFTFIIGQVFLMMLCHLKFGLFFFFGGFVVIMTIFIAFFLPETKNVPIEEMNSVWRSHWFWARFIPQDMVNSHAHLQDL, encoded by the exons ATGGAGTGGCAAGCAAGATGGGCTGGAGGACTGAAATACGAAGTTTCTCATAAGAGCTGGATGATTGTTGAGAGGTTTGTGGTTGACTTGTTGGCTGAAACGTGTAGCTGCAGATTTTGGGGGTTATGTGGAATGCCCTACCCGCATGCTTGTTATACTATATTCGAGAAAGGGGACAATCCAGAAGATTATTGCAGCAACTTCTATAGCCCAGCAGCCTATGTTGCAACTTATGGTAACTTAGTTTCTCCAATTAATGAAGAAAATATGTGGCCGAAGGTTGAGTGTGACACCATCATACCTCCCATCTTTAGGGTGAAACCAGGAAGACCACGGATGGTGAGGATCAGAGAACCTGATGAGAACCGTTCTCAGACAAAGCTAAGGAGGACGGGTTCATCTGTTACATGTAGCAACTGCGGCCAATATGGACATAATAGAAGGCATTGTCCCAATCCAATAGTGTCAG AACCTGGTCTTGCTGCTGCCGCCAACGGAGAAGATCCGAATGCTGCTGACACTGTGCCTACTGCTGCGCCTGCtcctgctgctgctgctgatcCTGCAGCTGCTGTTGACACTGATCCTGCTGCCGACAACAGATCCG TCATCAAATGTTGCTTGGTTATCATCGGTCGTTTGTTGCTTGGTTTTGGTGTCGGATTTTGCAATCAG TCTGTTCCATTGTATTTATCTGAAATGGCGCCTCCGAAGATTCGAGGCGCGCTTAACATTGGATTTCAATTGATGATCACAATCGAAATCTTGATCGCGAATCTCATCAACTACAAGCTTGCCAAGATTAAGAATGGATGGAGATTTTCCTTGGGAATAGGGGCAGTTCCGgcaattattttgtgtttgggaGCAATTTTCTTAGATGACACGCCAAACTCCATGATCGAAAGAGGTAAACAAGAGAAAGCTAGAAAAATGTTGCAACGAATTCGCGGCATTGATGATGTGGATGAGGAGTTTCAAGAACTTGTGAATGCAAGTGAGGAAGCGAAAAAAGTGGATAATGCATGGAAGAATATTATAGAAGCAAAATATAGGCCTCAACTTGTTTTTTGTTCGTTGATTCCATTCTTTCAACAATTCACTGGGATCAATGTGATTATGTTCTATGCGCCCGTTCTTTTCCAAACTTTAGGGTTTGGGAGTAATGCTTCTCTTATGTCTGCTGTCATCACCGGTGGAGTCAATGTTGTTGCCACCattatttctatattttctgTTGATAAATTTGGAAGAAGGATTTTGTTTCTTGAAGGTGGCATTCAAATGTTACTTTGCCAG ATTGCGGTTGGAGCTATGATCGCTAAGGAGTTTGGGGTGAGTGGTGTAGGTTCATTTAACAAAGGAGAAGTGAAccttcttttgttctttatatGTGCATACGTGGCATCATTTGCATGGTCATGGGGCCCACTTGGATGGTTGGTTCCCAGTGAAATATGCTCTCTTGAAATAAGATCCGCAGGACAAGCCATCAATGTTTCGGTTAACATGCTCTTCACTTTTATCATAGGCCAAGTTTTTCTCATGATGCTTTGTCACTTGAAATTCggtcttttcttcttttttggcGGTTTTGTAGTTATCATGACTATTTTTATTGCATTCTTCCTTCCTGAGACAAAGAATGTCCCAATTGAAGAAATGAATAGTGTGTGGCGATCACATTGGTTTTGGGCCAGATTCATTCCTCAAGACATGGTTAATAGCCATGCTCATCTTCAGGatctttag
- the LOC107485302 gene encoding uncharacterized protein LOC107485302 codes for MDHPNHSHPLHLNPPGAPYKCNGCKELGFGPSYGCEICNYILHEECANVDRLAFHRFFPKSHFEFFEKAPGYRTRYCDACGKDVLGFVYHCSQTGFDLHPCCLKLKDSVCDKDGCVTLKLSQKVPRKCLKYKSRNVVNKVKGWSYVSCNEDNNSCYHVSCVKELILENWKRG; via the coding sequence ATGGATCATCCTAATCATTCACACCCTTTACACTTGAACCCTCCTGGAGCTCCATACAAGTGCAATGGTTGTAAAGAACTAGGATTTGGACCAAGTTATGGTTGTGAAATTTGCAACTACATCCTTCACGAAGAGTGCGCGAACGTCGATCGCCTCGCCTTCCATCGATTTTTCCCGAAAAGCCACTTCGAGTTCTTCGAGAAGGCACCCGGATACCGAACTAGGTATTGTGATGCTTGTGGAAAAGATGTGCTAGGGTTTGTGTACCATTGTTCCCAAACAGGATTTGATTTGCACCCATGTTGTTTGAAGCTGAAAGATAGTGTTTGCGACAAAGATGGATGTGTGACATTGAAATTGTCTCAAAAGGTTCCTAGGAAGTGCCTAAAATATAAGAGTAGGAATGTTGTAAACAAAGTTAAGGGTTGGTCTTATGTGTCTTGTAATGAGGATAATAATTCTTGTTACCATGTTTCTTGTGTTAAGGAATTGATTCTTGAGAATTGGAAGAGAGGCTAA